Proteins encoded by one window of Vitis riparia cultivar Riparia Gloire de Montpellier isolate 1030 chromosome 11, EGFV_Vit.rip_1.0, whole genome shotgun sequence:
- the LOC117925254 gene encoding 3-ketoacyl-CoA synthase 11-like has translation MSEAKVDTPLISPSSSRNLPDFKKSVKLKYVKLGYHYLITHGMFLFLSPLVVVIAAQLSTFSLQDLHDLWDHLRFNLISVILCSTLLVFLSTLYFLTRPRPVYLVDFACYKPEESRKCTRKIFMDQSQMTGSFTESSLEFQRKILEKSGLGESTYLPEAVLNIPPNPSMQEARKEAATVMFGALDQLFAKTSLKPKDIGILVVNCSLFNPTPSLSAMVINHYKLRGNIISYNLGGMGCSAGLISIDLAKDLLQVHPNSYALVISMENITLNWYFGNQRSMLVSNCLFRMGGAAVLLSNKSSDRRRSKYRLVHTVRTHKGADDKCFACVTQEEDAEGKVGVSLSKDLMAVAGDALKTNITTLGPLVLPMSEQLLFFATLIGRKLFKMKLKPYIPDFKLAFEHFCIHAGGRAVLDELEKNLHLSDWHMEPSRMTLYRFGNTSSSSLWYELAYTEAKGRIKKGDRTWQIAFGSGFKCNSAVWKALRTINPAQEKNPWMDEIDMFPVNVPKVSAL, from the coding sequence ATGTCAGAAGCGAAGGTAGACACGCCATTGATCTCACCATCATCATCACGAAATCTCCCTGATTTCAAAAAGTCAGTTAAATTGAAGTACGTAAAGCTTGgttaccattacttgatcaccCATGGAATGTTCCTCTTTCTTTCCCCTCTTGTCGTTGTAATTGCCGCTCAGCTCTCGACATTTTCTCTCCAAGATCTACATGATCTTTGGGACCATCTTCGATTCAACCTCATCTCCGTGATTCTTTGTTCAACTCTTCTTGTTTTCCTCTCGACCCTTTACTTTCTCACGCGTCCTCGCCCAGTGTATCTTGTGGATTTTGCCTGCTACAAGCCTGAAGAATCTCGGAAATGCACGAGGAAGATTTTTATGGATCAGTCTCAGATGACTGGTTCATTTACAGAATCGAGCCTTGAGTTCCAGCGGAAGATCCTTGAGAAGTCTGGCCTTGGGGAGTCAACTTACCTTCCTGAGGCTGTTCTCAATATCCCTCCAAACCCATCAATGCAAGAAGCTAGAAAAGAAGCCGCGACTGTAATGTTTGGTGCCCTCGATCAGCTTTTTGCAAAGACATCTTTGAAGCCTAAAGACATTGGAATTCTGGTTGTGAATTGTAGCTTGTTCAATCCAACTCCATCCCTTTCTGCTATGGTCATCAACCATTACAAGCTTAGAGGTAATATAATTAGCTATAATTTGGGTGGGATGGGTTGCAGTGCTGGTTTAATCTCAATCGATCTCGCTAAAGACCTTCTTCAGGTCCATCCCAACTCTTATGCATTGGTTATCAGCATGGAGAACATCACTTTGAACTGGTATTTTGGGAACCAGAGGTCCATGCTTGTTTCCAATTGTTTATTCAGGATGGGAGGAGCTGCTGTGCTGCTTTCAAATAAAAGCTCTGACAGAAGAAGGTCTAAATACCGATTGGTGCATACTGTCCGAACCCACAAGGGTGCTGATGATAAGTGCTTTGCCTGTGTTACCCAAGAAGAAGATGCCGAAGGAAAGGTTGGTGTTTCTTTGTCTAAGGATCTTATGGCAGTCGCAGGCGATGCTTTAAAGACCAACATCACTACCTTAGGCCCTCTTGTTCTGCCAATGTCTGAACAGTTGCTCTTCTTTGCTACATTAATTGGGAGGAAACTTTTCAAGATGAAACTCAAGCCTTATATTCCAGATTTCAAACTAGCTTTTGAGCACTTCTGCATTCATGCTGGGGGAAGAGCTGTTCTGGATGAATTAGAGAAGAACTTGCACCTCTCTGACTGGCATATGGAGCCATCAAGGATGACACTTTATCGATTTGGCAACACCTCGAGCAGTTCCCTTTGGTACGAATTAGCCTATACTGAAGCCAAGGGCAGAATTAAGAAGGGGGATAGAACATGGCAGATAGCATTTGGATCTGGGTTCAAGTGCAATAGTGCAGTGTGGAAGGCTTTAAGGACCATAAACCCAGCACAGGAGAAGAACCCATGGATGGATGAAATTGACATGTTTCCAGTGAATGTTCCAAAGGTATCAGCCCTCTAA